From a single Thermus hydrothermalis genomic region:
- a CDS encoding FAD-binding oxidoreductase: MGVLEAAREELRRLLGKRALLSRPEKEVYRYDAILVGEEPLAVALPRTREEVQALVRLARRYGLPLVPRGAGSGLSGGSVPLGEAIVVAFTRMDRLALDPATRTAWAEPGVTTARLSEAARPFGLFYPPDPASYRTSTLGGNLGENAGGPLCFKYGVTGDYLLALEFVDAFGEAHLLERKAYDLPGLLVGAEGTLGLITGARVRLVPIPQHRATLMAAFPEVEALAEAVSRAVALGAVPARLEFLDPACVDAVEDYLGMGLPRGHALLLVETDGDEAELVQEELSLLEETAKAHGAEVRKAQDEQEAEALWRARRAVSPALGRIRPKRVNEDIAVPRSALPEVVREIRALGEAYGLIVVQFGHIGDGNLHPNILFDPRRESEERVWELAHEIARVALRHGGVLSGEHGIGLMKRKFMAEAVDGETLEAFRQVKAALDPGGLFNPGKLLP, from the coding sequence ATGGGGGTCTTGGAGGCGGCGAGGGAGGAGCTTAGGCGGCTTTTGGGCAAAAGGGCCCTCCTTTCCCGGCCGGAGAAGGAGGTCTACCGCTACGACGCCATCCTGGTGGGGGAGGAGCCCTTGGCGGTGGCCCTGCCCAGGACCCGGGAGGAGGTGCAGGCCCTGGTGCGCCTCGCCCGCAGGTATGGGCTACCCCTCGTGCCCCGGGGGGCGGGAAGCGGGCTCTCCGGGGGCTCGGTGCCCCTGGGGGAGGCCATCGTGGTGGCCTTCACCCGCATGGACCGCCTGGCCCTGGACCCCGCGACCCGCACCGCCTGGGCCGAGCCCGGGGTGACCACGGCCCGGCTTTCCGAGGCGGCGAGGCCTTTTGGGCTCTTTTACCCCCCCGACCCCGCCTCCTACCGCACCAGCACCCTGGGGGGCAACCTGGGGGAGAACGCTGGGGGGCCCCTTTGCTTCAAGTATGGGGTCACGGGGGATTACCTTTTGGCCCTGGAGTTCGTGGACGCCTTTGGGGAGGCCCACCTCCTGGAAAGGAAGGCCTATGACCTCCCTGGCCTCCTGGTGGGGGCCGAGGGCACCTTGGGCCTCATCACCGGGGCCCGGGTGCGGCTTGTGCCCATTCCCCAGCACCGGGCCACCCTCATGGCGGCTTTCCCCGAGGTGGAGGCCTTGGCGGAGGCGGTTTCCCGGGCCGTTGCCCTGGGGGCGGTGCCGGCGAGGCTGGAGTTTTTGGACCCGGCTTGCGTGGACGCCGTGGAGGACTACCTGGGCATGGGCCTACCCCGGGGGCACGCCCTCCTCCTGGTGGAAACGGACGGGGACGAGGCCGAGCTCGTCCAGGAGGAGCTTTCCCTCCTGGAGGAAACCGCCAAGGCCCATGGGGCAGAGGTCCGAAAGGCCCAGGACGAGCAAGAGGCCGAGGCCCTTTGGCGGGCCCGGCGGGCGGTGAGCCCGGCCTTGGGGCGGATCCGGCCCAAGCGGGTGAACGAGGACATCGCCGTGCCCCGCTCCGCCCTGCCGGAGGTGGTGCGGGAGATCCGGGCCTTGGGGGAGGCGTATGGCCTCATCGTGGTGCAGTTCGGGCACATCGGGGACGGGAACCTCCACCCCAACATCCTCTTTGACCCCAGGCGGGAGAGCGAGGAGAGGGTATGGGAGCTCGCCCACGAGATCGCCCGGGTGGCCCTGCGGCACGGGGGGGTGCTTTCCGGGGAGCACGGGATTGGCCTCATGAAGCGGAAGTTCATGGCGGAGGCGGTGGATGGGGAGACCCTCGAGGCCTTCCGCCAGGTGAAGGCGGCCCTGGACCCTGGGGGGCTTTTCAACCCGGGCAAGCTCCTCCCCTGA